A single window of Gammaproteobacteria bacterium DNA harbors:
- a CDS encoding carbon starvation protein A yields MNPWVKHILWLLVAVAGAAAVGGIALNRGETVNALWLIVAAVCVYALAYRFYAAWIAAKVLAFDETRATPAERFNNGRDFVPTSRWIVFGHHFAAIAGPGPLVGPTLAAQFGYLPGTLWILVGAVLGGCVQDMMILFFSTRRNGRSLGQMARDELGVIGGAAALIATMMIMIILIAVLGLVVVNAMKHSPWATSTVAATIPIALVIGFYMRSLRPGRVLEASVIGLALLLLAVVAGGWVDHSPALRGLFDHEGLPLAWAVILYGFAAAVLPVWMLLTPRDYLSTFMKLGTVLLLAFAIVILNPEIRMPALTRFVDGTGPIFGGTLFPFVFITIACGAISGFHSLIASGTTPKLLANERDIRMIGYGGMVLESFVAIMALIAATVLDPGVFFAINSPAGVVGASAADAVAKISSWGFPVTVEQMEELAREMGEATLFARTGGAPSLAVGMASIFASVFGQGLLAMWYHFAIMFEAVFILTTLDAGTRVGRFMLQDLLGNLSPRLGQTSWYPSVILTSGAIVAAWGYFLYIGVIDPNGGVNILWPLFGISNQILAAIALCVATGILVKSGRFKYAWITALPLAWLVTITTSAVWIKVTSPDVRIGFFAAAGDLSDKLAAGLLSPERAAVAPQLIFNLKLDAWIALFFAILLWVIVLDMLKVCYRHLAGKPCPPLSESPHIPSRLAEDFVRD; encoded by the coding sequence ATGAATCCATGGGTTAAGCACATTCTCTGGCTGCTGGTCGCCGTGGCCGGCGCGGCGGCGGTGGGGGGCATTGCCCTCAATCGCGGCGAGACGGTCAACGCCTTGTGGCTGATCGTCGCGGCGGTGTGCGTCTACGCGCTGGCCTATCGTTTCTACGCGGCCTGGATCGCGGCCAAGGTGCTCGCCTTCGACGAGACGCGCGCCACGCCGGCGGAACGCTTCAACAACGGCCGCGACTTCGTGCCCACCTCGCGCTGGATCGTGTTCGGCCACCACTTCGCCGCCATCGCCGGACCCGGGCCGCTGGTCGGCCCGACGCTGGCCGCGCAGTTCGGCTACCTGCCGGGCACGCTGTGGATCCTGGTCGGCGCGGTGCTGGGCGGCTGCGTGCAGGACATGATGATCCTGTTCTTCTCGACGCGCCGCAACGGGCGCAGCCTGGGCCAGATGGCGCGCGACGAACTGGGCGTGATCGGCGGCGCGGCGGCGCTGATCGCGACCATGATGATCATGATCATCCTGATCGCGGTGCTGGGGCTGGTGGTTGTGAACGCGATGAAGCACAGTCCGTGGGCGACCTCGACCGTCGCCGCGACCATCCCGATCGCGCTGGTCATCGGCTTCTACATGCGCAGCCTGCGGCCCGGCCGCGTGCTGGAGGCCTCGGTGATCGGTCTCGCGCTGCTGCTGCTCGCCGTCGTGGCCGGCGGCTGGGTCGACCACAGCCCGGCGCTGCGCGGGCTGTTCGACCACGAGGGGCTGCCGCTCGCCTGGGCCGTGATCCTCTACGGCTTCGCCGCCGCCGTGCTGCCGGTGTGGATGCTGCTGACGCCGCGCGATTACCTGTCCACCTTCATGAAGCTCGGCACGGTGCTGCTGCTCGCGTTCGCCATCGTGATCCTGAACCCCGAGATCCGGATGCCGGCGCTGACCCGCTTCGTCGACGGCACCGGTCCGATCTTCGGCGGCACGCTGTTCCCCTTCGTCTTCATCACCATCGCCTGCGGCGCGATCTCGGGCTTCCATTCGCTGATCGCCTCCGGCACCACGCCCAAGCTGCTCGCCAACGAGCGCGATATCCGCATGATCGGCTACGGCGGCATGGTGCTGGAATCCTTCGTCGCGATCATGGCGCTGATCGCCGCCACGGTGCTCGACCCGGGCGTGTTCTTCGCCATCAACAGCCCGGCCGGCGTGGTTGGCGCGTCGGCGGCCGACGCGGTGGCGAAGATCTCCTCGTGGGGCTTCCCGGTGACGGTGGAGCAGATGGAGGAACTGGCGCGCGAGATGGGCGAGGCGACGCTGTTCGCGCGCACCGGCGGCGCGCCCTCGCTGGCGGTCGGCATGGCGAGCATCTTCGCCAGCGTCTTCGGCCAGGGCCTGCTCGCCATGTGGTACCACTTCGCCATCATGTTCGAGGCGGTGTTCATCCTGACCACGCTGGACGCCGGCACCCGCGTCGGCCGCTTCATGCTGCAGGACCTGCTCGGCAACCTGTCGCCGCGCCTCGGGCAGACCTCGTGGTATCCCTCGGTGATCCTGACCAGCGGGGCGATCGTCGCCGCCTGGGGCTATTTCCTCTACATCGGCGTGATCGACCCCAACGGCGGGGTCAACATCCTGTGGCCGCTGTTCGGCATCTCCAACCAGATCCTGGCGGCGATCGCGCTGTGCGTGGCGACCGGCATCCTGGTCAAGTCGGGACGCTTCAAATACGCCTGGATCACCGCGCTGCCGCTCGCCTGGCTGGTCACGATCACCACCTCGGCGGTCTGGATCAAAGTCACCAGCCCGGATGTGCGCATCGGCTTCTTCGCCGCGGCCGGCGACCTGTCCGACAAGCTCGCCGCCGGCCTGCTGTCGCCGGAGCGGGCCGCGGTCGCGCCGCAACTGATCTTCAACCTGAAGCTCGACGCCTGGATCGCGCTGTTCTTCGCCATCCTGCTATGGGTGATCGTGCTCGATATGCTGAAGGTGTGCTACCGCCACCTCGCCGGCAAGCCGTGCCCGCCGCTCTCCGAATCGCCCCATATCCCGAGCCGCCTGGCCGAGGACTTCGTGAGGGATTGA
- a CDS encoding YbdD/YjiX family protein — MSNAEHRACQSQCSPDGAKRNPGKRDTSPGFRRSAPLSGLHYLRRVTDVVRSRARTFWRAIRQLSGDDAYERYLAHHATHHPEAPLLTRAEFFRRWQDEKWSGMRRCC, encoded by the coding sequence ATGTCGAACGCAGAGCATCGCGCCTGCCAATCGCAATGTAGCCCGGATGGAGCGAAGCGGAATCCGGGAAAGCGGGACACCTCCCCCGGATTCCGGCGCTCCGCGCCTCTATCCGGGCTACATTATCTGCGGCGCGTTACCGATGTGGTTCGATCGCGGGCGCGCACTTTCTGGCGCGCGATACGACAGCTCTCCGGCGACGACGCCTACGAACGCTATCTCGCCCATCACGCGACCCATCATCCCGAAGCGCCGCTGCTCACGCGCGCCGAATTCTTCCGCCGCTGGCAGGACGAGAAATGGAGCGGCATGCGCCGCTGCTGCTGA
- a CDS encoding phage holin family protein — protein sequence MEEDAGATASGRGSGLLVSLRRLVATGIEILQTRLELLSVELEEEGVRLRELLLYALVGLFFLGVGVLLLTLLVVVLFWDTYRLPVLTGITALYLVLGIGAAMRVRRILATRSRLFAATLGELGRDRKQLTSEG from the coding sequence ATGGAGGAAGACGCGGGCGCGACGGCGTCCGGTCGTGGCAGCGGGCTGCTGGTTTCGCTGCGCCGGCTGGTGGCGACCGGAATCGAGATCCTGCAGACGCGGCTGGAACTGCTCTCCGTCGAACTGGAGGAGGAGGGCGTCCGGCTGCGCGAGCTCCTGTTGTACGCGCTGGTCGGTCTGTTTTTCCTCGGGGTCGGCGTGCTGCTGCTGACGCTGCTGGTGGTGGTCCTGTTCTGGGATACCTATCGGTTGCCGGTGCTGACCGGCATCACGGCCCTGTATCTGGTCCTCGGCATCGGCGCCGCCATGCGCGTGCGCCGTATTCTGGCCACGCGGTCGCGCCTGTTCGCCGCTACGCTCGGTGAACTCGGCAGGGACCGCAAGCAGTTGACGTCCGAAGGATGA
- a CDS encoding undecaprenyl-diphosphate phosphatase: MIVDGLLLIKAILLGIIEGMTEFLPVSSTGHLIIFGDLLGFTGDSAKTFEIFIQLGSILGVLWLYRHKVIGVARTLDQPASQRFVLNLFIAFMPAAVVGLLFHGAIKEYLFNPTSVAGALVVGGILILVIERRRTPPRIHTADDLRPLDAFKVGLAQCCALYPGVSRSGATIMGGLLAGLSRTAATEFSFFLAIPTMFAATLYELYKSRDLLHASDVPVFAAGFIAAFLTAMAVVKLFLAYVARHDFTAFAYYRIGFGILVLAYFW, from the coding sequence ATGATCGTTGACGGACTGCTGCTGATCAAGGCGATCCTGCTCGGCATCATCGAGGGCATGACCGAGTTCCTGCCGGTCTCCTCCACCGGGCACCTCATCATCTTCGGCGACCTGCTCGGCTTCACCGGCGACAGCGCGAAGACCTTCGAGATCTTCATCCAGCTCGGCTCGATCCTCGGCGTGCTGTGGCTGTACCGCCACAAGGTGATCGGCGTCGCGCGCACGCTCGACCAGCCGGCCTCGCAGCGTTTCGTGCTCAACCTGTTCATCGCCTTCATGCCCGCCGCGGTCGTCGGCCTGCTGTTCCACGGCGCGATCAAGGAATATCTTTTCAATCCGACCAGCGTGGCCGGCGCGCTCGTCGTCGGCGGCATCCTGATCCTGGTCATCGAGCGCCGCCGCACGCCGCCGCGCATCCACACCGCGGACGACCTCCGCCCGCTCGACGCCTTCAAGGTCGGGCTCGCGCAGTGCTGCGCCCTCTATCCCGGCGTGTCACGCTCCGGCGCCACCATCATGGGCGGCCTGCTCGCCGGGCTCTCGCGCACGGCGGCGACCGAGTTCTCGTTCTTCCTCGCCATCCCGACCATGTTCGCGGCCACGCTGTACGAACTGTACAAGAGCCGCGACCTGCTCCACGCGAGCGACGTACCGGTCTTCGCCGCCGGTTTCATCGCCGCCTTCCTGACCGCGATGGCGGTGGTGAAGCTCTTCCTCGCCTACGTCGCCAGGCACGACTTCACCGCCTTCGCATACTACCGCATCGGCTTCGGCATCCTGGTGCTGGCGTATTTCTGGTGA
- a CDS encoding DedA family protein, which yields MEWITAFADILLHLDRHLETLIANYGAWVYGILFLIVFCETGLVVTPFLPGDSLLFVVGTLAGAGLLEIGWVIPGLIVAAILGDSVNYWIGSRVGPAVFRRDDSLLFKRRHLERTHQFYERHGGKTIILARFIPIVRTFAPFVAGVGSMSYGRFLAYNVVGAVLWVVLFAGAGYLFGDLPVVKQNLTFFIFGIIFVSILPGVIEYLRHRRSRAKG from the coding sequence ATGGAATGGATCACCGCCTTCGCAGACATCCTGCTGCACCTTGACCGCCACCTCGAGACCCTGATCGCCAACTACGGCGCCTGGGTCTACGGCATCCTGTTTCTGATCGTGTTCTGCGAGACCGGGCTGGTCGTGACGCCGTTCCTGCCCGGCGATTCCCTGCTGTTCGTCGTTGGCACGCTGGCCGGCGCCGGGTTGCTGGAGATCGGCTGGGTCATCCCGGGCCTGATCGTCGCGGCGATCCTGGGCGACAGCGTGAACTACTGGATCGGTAGCCGCGTCGGCCCCGCCGTGTTCCGGCGCGACGACTCGCTGCTGTTCAAGCGCCGCCACCTGGAACGGACCCACCAGTTCTACGAGCGCCACGGCGGCAAGACCATCATCCTGGCCCGCTTCATCCCCATCGTCCGCACCTTCGCCCCGTTCGTGGCGGGAGTCGGGAGCATGTCCTATGGGCGCTTCCTTGCCTATAACGTCGTCGGCGCGGTGCTCTGGGTCGTGCTGTTCGCCGGCGCCGGCTACCTGTTCGGCGACCTGCCGGTGGTCAAACAGAACCTGACCTTCTTCATCTTCGGCATCATCTTCGTGTCCATCCTGCCCGGCGTCATCGAGTACCTGCGGCACCGGCGGTCAAGGGCCAAGGGCTGA